One part of the Nitrospira sp. genome encodes these proteins:
- the coaD gene encoding pantetheine-phosphate adenylyltransferase, with protein sequence MKIAVYPGTFDPITHGHSDIIRRGFRMFEKMIVAIAPNPSKHPLFSAKERLEMVRLVTKDLPNLEVTTFEGLLVDFVRSSGAHAILRGLRAISDFEHEFQMALVNRKLAETVETVFLMPSEEYSYLSSTIIKDVASHGGSLKDFVHPEVARRLQERIRSFKG encoded by the coding sequence ATGAAGATCGCCGTCTATCCCGGCACATTCGATCCGATCACGCATGGTCACTCCGATATCATCCGGCGTGGATTCCGCATGTTCGAGAAGATGATCGTGGCGATTGCCCCCAACCCGTCCAAACATCCGCTGTTCAGCGCGAAGGAGCGACTGGAGATGGTCCGCCTCGTCACAAAGGATTTGCCCAACCTGGAGGTCACGACCTTCGAAGGGCTTCTGGTGGATTTTGTACGGAGCAGCGGCGCCCATGCTATTCTGCGAGGACTGCGGGCGATCTCGGATTTCGAACACGAGTTTCAAATGGCACTCGTCAATCGTAAACTGGCGGAGACCGTCGAAACGGTTTTTCTGATGCCCAGTGAGGAATATTCCTATCTTTCTTCCACCATCATTAAGGATGTCGCCAGCCACGGAGGATCGCTCAAGGATTTTGTGCACCCCGAAGTGGCGCGGAGGCTCCAAGAACGAATTCGGAGTTTCAAAGGATGA
- the rsmD gene encoding 16S rRNA (guanine(966)-N(2))-methyltransferase RsmD — translation MRVIAGLHRGRRLLGPRGQAIRPTSDRVKEALFSILGERTTGARVLDLYAGTGSIGIEALSRGASHVTFVETDREALRLVRSNLQQCGMEAVANICACQVAQFFRRGTQWAGPYDIVFCDPPYRLTPEVLSLAGNWQPGWLADDAIVVIEHSNKADIPATLGPLAQVKRYDYGDTALTRFHLTPKDAPHA, via the coding sequence ATGCGCGTCATCGCAGGGCTTCATCGGGGCCGACGATTGCTGGGTCCCAGAGGACAGGCCATCCGCCCCACATCCGACCGAGTGAAAGAAGCCCTCTTCTCTATTCTTGGCGAACGCACCACAGGCGCCCGTGTGCTGGACCTCTACGCCGGAACCGGCTCGATCGGCATTGAAGCCCTTAGCCGCGGGGCATCACATGTCACATTCGTCGAGACCGACAGGGAAGCGTTGCGCCTCGTCCGTTCCAATCTCCAGCAATGCGGAATGGAAGCCGTTGCCAATATTTGCGCCTGTCAGGTCGCTCAGTTTTTTCGCCGCGGCACCCAATGGGCCGGCCCCTACGACATTGTCTTCTGCGACCCGCCTTATCGACTCACACCGGAAGTTCTGTCGTTGGCGGGAAACTGGCAACCGGGATGGTTGGCCGACGATGCCATCGTAGTCATCGAACATAGTAACAAGGCCGACATTCCCGCGACGCTGGGGCCGCTGGCCCAAGTAAAACGCTATGACTATGGCGACACCGCGCTGACACGCTTCCATCTGACGCCGAAGGACGCCCCGCACGCATGA
- the radC gene encoding DNA repair protein RadC, with translation MTPKKTGRGIGEWPETERPRERLLSEGAASLSDAQLLAILLRVGRQDASAVKVGMEVLARVGGIYGLLHCSVEELCAIPGVGPAKAAQLKAAVEVGKRAVSAPLTTGTRINSSADLFKHYHARLRDLRHEIFAVVLLDAKNQVIRDVTISEGSLTLSIVHPREVFIPAMRASAAGVIFLHNHPSGDPTPSQEDRILTARLVSAGSLLGIQVLDHVIVGDGRYVSFADQGWLSGEATRS, from the coding sequence GTGACACCAAAAAAGACAGGGCGTGGTATCGGAGAATGGCCGGAAACTGAACGTCCCCGTGAGCGGTTGCTCAGCGAGGGGGCAGCCAGTCTCTCCGACGCACAATTATTGGCGATTCTGCTACGGGTGGGTCGGCAAGACGCCTCGGCCGTCAAGGTGGGAATGGAGGTTCTGGCCCGCGTGGGCGGTATCTATGGATTGCTCCATTGCAGCGTCGAAGAACTCTGCGCCATTCCCGGGGTCGGACCGGCCAAGGCGGCGCAATTGAAAGCGGCCGTGGAAGTCGGCAAGCGTGCGGTGTCGGCTCCGTTGACGACCGGAACCCGCATCAATTCCAGCGCGGATCTCTTTAAGCACTACCACGCACGCTTGCGTGATTTGCGTCACGAGATCTTTGCCGTCGTGCTGCTGGATGCTAAGAACCAGGTCATTCGCGATGTGACCATCTCCGAAGGCAGCCTCACCCTCAGCATCGTGCACCCGCGGGAAGTGTTCATTCCAGCCATGCGGGCTTCGGCTGCTGGCGTGATCTTCCTCCATAACCATCCCAGCGGCGACCCGACGCCGAGTCAGGAAGACCGTATCTTGACGGCTCGACTGGTGTCTGCCGGCTCGCTTCTCGGCATTCAGGTGCTCGATCACGTCATTGTGGGTGACGGCCGCTACGTGAGTTTTGCCGACCAAGGATGGCTTTCGGGGGAGGCCACGCGGTCATGA
- a CDS encoding elongation factor G yields MNVPLAESIRNVAVVSNVGSGKTSFVEALAYCSGHLSSPGSVLAGNTVSDFEPEEIHHRSSFNTTVVRCSYDGTVLNLLDTPGAPAFVADVRSALRVADAVVLVVNAATGVRSDLQRVWSLVEAAELPCMVFVNGLDKEGTQCDKTLEELTGELGIVAVPLTVSIGSGPQMSTVADLLQNRVLTVRSDRPQAEEGPVPPEWLDRVAEARRRVTELVAEQDEVLLEHYVNNGGLTDDMLVQGLRIGVCRRTLVPVVGGSALHHSGIHSLLHGVVRLLPSPIDRARSVPLHGVSPSGDSAPVQREPRATAPLSALVFKTLIDPFVGRLSYVRVYSGTLEADSTVYNATKQVRERGGHLFAMFGKKYSPIARAVAGDIVAIGKLKDTLTGDTLCDEQAPIRYPGIPVVRPVMSFAIEPKSKADIEKVSLGLHKLIEEDPSLEFVRHLETKEMVLSGMGQRHIDVALEKLHRKYGADVTLHAPKIPYRETIRSVAQAQGKYKKQTGGHGQYGDCWLEVGPLPRGQGFEFENNIVGGAIPRNFVPAVEKGVVEALHEGPLAGFPTVDVRVSVYDGSYHVVDSSELAFKIAGSMGVKKALEAAHPVLLEPLMTLEVEVPADCVGAVLGDLNARRGRIIMVEAKGHLEIVKALVPQAELLNYAPALNSLTGGQGSYVMEYAQYEEVPKELTGRIVEEHRAERHGVATH; encoded by the coding sequence ATGAACGTTCCCCTCGCCGAATCCATCAGGAATGTGGCTGTGGTGTCGAATGTGGGATCGGGAAAAACCTCGTTTGTCGAAGCCCTCGCCTACTGTAGCGGTCACCTCTCCTCTCCGGGCTCTGTGCTCGCAGGCAACACGGTATCTGATTTCGAGCCTGAAGAAATCCACCATCGCAGTTCGTTCAATACCACCGTCGTCCGTTGCTCCTACGACGGCACCGTACTCAATCTCCTGGATACTCCTGGTGCGCCGGCTTTTGTCGCCGACGTCCGCTCCGCCCTGCGTGTGGCGGATGCGGTGGTGCTCGTGGTCAACGCGGCGACCGGCGTACGGAGCGATCTGCAACGGGTGTGGTCGTTGGTCGAGGCCGCCGAGCTTCCTTGCATGGTGTTTGTGAATGGGCTGGATAAAGAGGGAACGCAATGTGACAAAACCCTGGAGGAATTGACCGGCGAGTTGGGAATTGTGGCGGTTCCGCTGACGGTCTCGATCGGCAGTGGTCCGCAGATGAGCACGGTGGCGGATCTGCTGCAGAATCGTGTGCTGACGGTCCGGTCGGATCGTCCACAGGCAGAGGAGGGGCCGGTGCCCCCGGAGTGGCTCGACCGGGTGGCGGAGGCCAGGCGGCGTGTGACTGAACTCGTGGCCGAACAGGACGAAGTGCTACTCGAGCACTATGTGAACAACGGAGGATTGACGGACGACATGTTGGTGCAAGGCTTGCGGATCGGGGTTTGCCGTCGGACGTTGGTTCCCGTGGTGGGAGGTTCGGCGCTGCATCATAGTGGGATTCATTCGCTCCTGCATGGTGTCGTCCGCCTGCTGCCGTCACCGATCGACCGTGCCCGGTCGGTGCCATTGCATGGCGTCAGCCCGTCAGGAGACAGCGCTCCGGTCCAACGTGAACCGCGTGCGACGGCTCCGCTCTCGGCATTGGTATTCAAGACGCTCATCGATCCATTTGTCGGGCGATTGTCCTATGTGCGGGTATATTCGGGAACGTTGGAGGCAGACAGCACCGTGTACAACGCCACCAAACAGGTGCGGGAGCGAGGGGGGCACCTGTTCGCCATGTTCGGGAAAAAATATTCGCCGATCGCCCGTGCCGTGGCGGGAGACATCGTGGCGATTGGAAAGTTGAAGGACACCCTCACGGGCGATACGCTCTGCGATGAACAGGCGCCCATCCGGTACCCCGGTATTCCGGTCGTCAGGCCGGTGATGTCTTTTGCGATCGAGCCGAAATCAAAGGCGGATATTGAAAAAGTGAGTCTTGGGTTGCACAAGCTCATTGAGGAGGACCCGAGTCTTGAGTTCGTCCGTCATCTGGAAACGAAGGAAATGGTGTTGAGTGGGATGGGGCAACGGCATATCGACGTGGCGTTGGAAAAACTGCATCGCAAATATGGCGCCGATGTCACGCTGCATGCGCCCAAGATTCCGTATCGTGAAACGATCCGCAGCGTCGCGCAGGCGCAGGGGAAGTACAAGAAGCAGACCGGCGGGCATGGCCAGTATGGGGATTGCTGGTTAGAAGTCGGTCCGTTGCCGCGCGGGCAGGGATTCGAATTCGAAAACAACATCGTAGGTGGCGCCATCCCGCGTAACTTTGTGCCGGCGGTAGAGAAGGGTGTGGTCGAAGCACTACACGAGGGGCCTCTGGCTGGGTTTCCCACCGTCGATGTGCGGGTGAGCGTGTACGACGGCTCCTACCATGTGGTCGATTCGTCTGAGTTGGCATTCAAGATCGCGGGTTCGATGGGAGTGAAAAAGGCTCTGGAGGCGGCCCATCCAGTCCTGCTTGAACCGCTCATGACGCTGGAGGTGGAGGTTCCTGCAGACTGTGTCGGGGCGGTGCTTGGGGATCTCAATGCCCGGCGAGGACGGATCATCATGGTCGAGGCGAAGGGCCATCTGGAAATCGTGAAGGCCCTGGTTCCACAGGCGGAACTTCTAAATTACGCGCCGGCGCTGAACTCTCTGACCGGTGGGCAGGGGAGTTATGTGATGGAGTACGCCCAGTATGAGGAAGTGCCGAAGGAGTTGACCGGCCGAATCGTTGAGGAGCACCGAGCTGAACGCCACGGGGTCGCCACGCACTAG
- a CDS encoding Do family serine endopeptidase produces the protein MKTPSLFSTMTVLGLGFAGWLLGMPVSTLAAGESGSTPRKSSAGLRMLEELQTVITDLAEEAKPSVVSIFPVQATGRLRDAGERTPNATGSGSGVIVDANGHIITNNHVVGDAAEVEVRLSDKTKLFAQVIGKDPDTDLAVLKVTTDHPLPAARFGDSSGVKVGQWVLAVGNPFGLDRTVTLGVVSGIGRENINLSRYENFIQTDASINPGNSGGPLFDLRGDIIGINTAIINFAQGIGFAIPSNMAKQVMHQLINKGKVVRAWLGVGLQPLTLDLASKFGVDENEGVLVNEVFERDPAALAGIRPGDVITKVDGALVDTPNKLSRLVAALDPGSLALVEVVRDGKRINLNVALSERRDAAVVASLPQSRSDFKLGIDVQDLTAGLAEKFRLNESRGVLISKVESGSLAQAEGLREGDLIKEVNRVDTGTVGEFTIAVTKVKRGDTILLRVLREGRAFYVVLKPADR, from the coding sequence ATGAAGACACCATCCTTGTTTTCCACCATGACCGTTCTCGGACTTGGTTTTGCCGGGTGGCTGCTCGGCATGCCCGTATCGACACTGGCCGCAGGAGAGAGCGGATCCACGCCGCGAAAGTCATCCGCCGGGTTACGGATGCTGGAAGAACTGCAAACCGTGATCACAGACCTGGCCGAGGAAGCAAAGCCGTCCGTCGTCAGTATCTTCCCCGTCCAAGCCACAGGGCGATTGCGGGATGCCGGAGAGCGCACGCCCAACGCCACCGGTTCCGGCTCTGGGGTAATTGTTGATGCCAACGGCCACATTATCACCAACAATCATGTCGTCGGCGACGCCGCAGAAGTCGAAGTGCGCCTTTCCGATAAGACCAAACTCTTCGCGCAAGTGATCGGGAAAGATCCGGACACCGACTTGGCGGTCCTCAAAGTGACCACCGACCACCCCCTCCCCGCCGCCCGCTTTGGGGATTCGTCGGGAGTAAAGGTGGGACAGTGGGTGCTGGCCGTTGGCAATCCCTTCGGGCTGGACCGAACAGTCACACTCGGAGTCGTCAGCGGCATCGGGCGGGAAAACATCAACCTGTCTCGCTATGAAAATTTTATTCAGACGGACGCCTCCATCAACCCCGGCAACTCCGGCGGCCCGTTGTTCGATCTGCGCGGCGATATCATCGGCATCAATACGGCCATCATCAACTTCGCCCAAGGCATCGGCTTCGCCATCCCGTCCAACATGGCCAAGCAGGTGATGCATCAGCTGATCAACAAGGGCAAAGTGGTTCGTGCCTGGTTAGGAGTCGGCCTGCAGCCACTGACGCTCGATCTGGCCAGCAAATTCGGCGTCGACGAAAACGAAGGCGTGCTGGTCAACGAAGTCTTTGAGCGGGATCCGGCCGCGCTTGCCGGGATCAGGCCAGGAGACGTCATCACCAAAGTCGATGGTGCGCTCGTCGACACCCCGAACAAACTCTCACGTCTGGTTGCAGCACTCGATCCGGGATCCCTGGCCTTGGTGGAAGTGGTGCGAGACGGCAAGCGGATCAACCTGAATGTCGCGTTGAGTGAGCGCCGTGATGCCGCCGTGGTCGCCTCCCTGCCTCAAAGCCGAAGCGACTTCAAACTGGGAATCGACGTCCAGGATCTGACGGCAGGCCTGGCGGAAAAATTTCGACTCAACGAAAGCCGTGGCGTACTGATCTCCAAAGTGGAATCCGGCAGCCTAGCCCAGGCCGAAGGCCTGCGGGAAGGCGACCTGATCAAGGAAGTGAACCGTGTCGACACCGGCACCGTCGGAGAATTCACCATCGCCGTCACCAAGGTCAAACGCGGCGACACGATCCTCTTGCGGGTGTTACGCGAAGGGCGAGCCTTTTACGTCGTCCTCAAACCCGCTGATCGGTAG
- a CDS encoding TrkA C-terminal domain-containing protein, whose product MLSFELLARIRKELSLTGSALYETIVAIAERVNRKVHVLRLHGQATTILHQIHTIHQHVGQRIATAASAPAGGFHAQSPSDPGPLEDIVRVAAERIKGQRGALQLVERQIRELKIELAHEDLLTMQRELGLRDAAIERVVVVRGAPVIGHPIGEFDLPPTTHIAAVFRGPFLLPLSDAMTLRPDDIVILVGLRHDLTHWLPYFQRPAASKTA is encoded by the coding sequence ATGCTGTCTTTCGAGCTGTTGGCTCGTATCCGCAAAGAACTCTCCCTGACCGGCAGCGCGCTCTATGAGACGATTGTGGCCATCGCAGAACGGGTCAATCGCAAGGTCCACGTGCTCCGGCTGCATGGGCAAGCCACGACGATTCTGCACCAAATCCATACCATTCATCAGCACGTCGGCCAGCGCATTGCCACGGCAGCCTCAGCACCTGCGGGAGGGTTTCATGCGCAATCTCCTTCCGATCCAGGGCCGCTGGAAGATATCGTCCGGGTGGCCGCTGAACGCATCAAGGGACAACGCGGGGCCCTGCAGCTGGTCGAACGCCAGATTCGCGAGCTCAAGATTGAACTGGCTCACGAAGACCTGCTGACGATGCAGCGGGAGTTAGGCCTGCGGGATGCCGCGATCGAGCGCGTCGTGGTGGTACGCGGAGCACCGGTCATCGGCCATCCGATCGGTGAATTCGACCTACCGCCCACGACCCACATCGCCGCCGTGTTTCGCGGTCCATTCCTCCTCCCCCTCTCCGATGCCATGACGCTCAGACCGGATGATATCGTCATCCTGGTGGGCCTGCGCCACGACCTGACCCACTGGCTTCCGTATTTTCAACGCCCGGCCGCCTCAAAGACCGCCTGA